One part of the Vitis riparia cultivar Riparia Gloire de Montpellier isolate 1030 chromosome 15, EGFV_Vit.rip_1.0, whole genome shotgun sequence genome encodes these proteins:
- the LOC117931697 gene encoding serine/threonine-protein kinase ATG1a: protein MGDPDCKQCRVVGEYILGPRIGSGSYAVVWESRHRQSGRVVAIKEIDKEHLNPKVKDNLFKEIEILRTINHPNIIRLLQAIETSDRIFLVLEYCDGGDLAAYIHRRGRVPEAVARHFMRQLAAGLQVLHEKRLIHRDLKPQNLLLSTNEATTAPLLKIGDFGFARDLTQGLADTQCGSPLYMAPEIIQNQKYDAKADLWSVGAILFQLVTGRPPFDGSTQFQLFHNILSASELRFPQGALQELHPDCVDLCRRLLRQNPVERLTFNEFFDHKFLVEPRLTVDVEQPSLLPQTKPLVVQFECLKGKNLPTDSTQSPQLPSAHQLNSSTRNPSLTSSIHDVNSKILHRQELGSTSGNKGGYGFMPSIAHYDPIADSMESIEKGYVLVNAHFTSMETLSSSLETSLQDNPAARATIYSPNKNDEDVAVAMKTTELTATSVGAVESPGNYEPDPSAPSCASTILKEDQEFSVLHSSRRLHLLHKYAHAISELAQAKLKDGQFLESFSVELVVLAIWKKAVQVCSSWLASTAGSDLPETSSTNESAPVQEVAGLSLNSQEEEIDFSKPSSVSILVESEFIAACDHAEKLSSHLQDMDGNSKMPDAMEIIYQAALAFGKSGAVDEYMENKGSAAALYSKAMLLLSFIVGEATLLPLNPPFSLTPANKHRIQRYIIYLESHLTRFQISQLPSK from the exons ATGGGAGATCCGGATTGCAAGCAGTGCCGGGTGGTAGGGGAGTATATACTGGGTCCGAGAATCGGGTCGGGTTCGTATGCAGTGGTGTGGGAGTCTCGGCATCGGCAATCGGGCAGGGTAGTGGCCATTAAGGAAATCGATAAAGAGCACCTTAATCCTAAAGTCAAGGATAATCTGTTCAAGGAGATTGAGATTCTCAGAACCATTAATCATCCTAACATTATTCGCCTTCTCCAAGCTATTGAG aCTTCGGATAGAATTTTCCTTGTTTTGGAGTATTGCGATGGCGGAGACCTCGCCGCCTACATTCATCGCCGCGGAAGGGTCCCCGAAGCTGTTGCCAGGCACTTTATGAGGCAATTGG ctGCAGGACTCCAGGTGCTTCATGAAAAGCGGCTTATTCATCGAGATTTAAAACCACAG AACCTTCTTTTGTCAACTAATGAGGCAACAACAGCTCCGCTGTTGAAGATAGGGGATTTTGGTTTTGCAAg GGACCTTACCCAAGGCTTGGCTGACACGCAATGTGGTTCACCATTATACATGGCTCCAGAGATCATTCAGAACCAAAAATATGATGCGAAG GCTGACTTATGGAGTGTTGGAGCAATTTTATTCCAACTGGTGACTGGGAGGCCGCCATTTGATGGCAGTACCCAATTTCAG ctttttcataatattttatccgCCAGTGAGCTACGGTTTCCGCAAGGTGCCTTACAAGAACTTCATCCAGACTGTGTGGATCTTTGCAGACGCCTTTTACGTCAAAACCCAG TTGAGCGACTAACATTCAATGAGTTCTTCGATCATAAGTTCCTGGTGGAGCCCAG GTTGACAGTGGATGTTGAGCAGCCTTCCTTACTTCCACAAACCAAACCTCTGGTTGTGCAGTTTGAATGCTTAAAAGGCAAAAACTTGCCTACAGACTCTACTCAGAGCCCTCAATTACCTTCTGCACATCAGCTCAACTCATCTACCAGAAACCCAAGTTTAACTTCATCAATACATGATGTTAACAGCAAAATACTACATAGACAAGAACTTGGTAGCACATCCGGCAATAAAGGTGGTTATGGATTTATGCCAAGCATTGCACATTACGATCCAA TTGCTGATTCAATGGAGTCCATTGAGAAGGGATATGTTCTTGTCAATGCACATTTTACTTCAATGGAGACACTCTCTTCTTCGCTTGAAACATCCCTGCAAGATAATCCTGCTGCTAGAGCTACTATCTACTCTCCAAATAAGAATGATGAGGATGTAGCTGTTGCAATGAAGACAACAGAACTGACAGCTACTTCTGTTGGTGCTGTGGAAAGCCCTGGGAACTATGAACCAGATCCATCTGCACCATCTTGTGCATCAACTATATTAAAGGAGGATCAAGAATTCTCCGTTTTGCATTCTTCAAGGAGGCTCCACTTGTTACATAAGTATGCTCATGCTATTTCAGAACTAGCTCAAGCAAAG TTAAAAGATGGTCAATTTCTGGAGTCATTCTCAGTTGAGCTGGTAGTTTTGGCTATATGGAAGAAAGCTGTACAAGTTTGCAGCTCTTGGCTGGCCTCTACTGCAGGGAGTGATTTACCTGAAACCTCTTCAACTAATGAATCTGCCCCTGTTCAGGAAGTTGCTGGCCTGTCACTAAACTcacaagaagaagaaatagatTTTAGCAAGCCTTCTTCTGTTTCCATATTGGTGGAGAGTGAGTTTATTGCTGCATGTGATCATGCAGAAAAGTTATCTAGTCATCTTCAAGATATGGATG GTAATAGCAAGATGCCAGATGCAATGGAAATTATATACCAAGCAGCTCTCGCATTTGGGAAAAGCGGTGCT GTGGATGAATATATGGAAAACAAGGGTAGTGCAGCAGCGTTGTACTCCAAAGCAATGCTTCTGCTTTCATTTATTGTAGGAGAAGCTACATTGCTGCCACTCAACCCTCCTTTTTCATTAACTCCCGCCAATAAGCACCGAATCCAAAGATACATTATCTACCTGGAGTCCCATCTAACTCGCTTCCAAATCTCACAGCTGCCTTCCAAGTAA
- the LOC117932738 gene encoding probably inactive receptor-like protein kinase At2g46850 — MSPLLFFSSFFFFTLGASHPLPRLKLSGSVSNERNDKCGSIHIPFPFHLNSSSNSPAWPSSDAFRLSCVNSTTLFLNIASNSYRVLQFFSDGILVDFPGATSCRQYNDLNSFRFSGNDHFGISIDNFIGLYDCEDSSLCRADCEINVMPACDSNGNGNGNDSSRTFPACCYALSDGGVWQTGNGFSVFSQFGCRGFSCWLLQPGTNQGKRGVKLEWAVPKNLSQGVCAINAFMVNATSVQQGIRCMCRDGFVGDGFAHGLGCSKSCIKDGREANGKDCNTERRNEKKVVILAGVLAPVFIIASLIALFCLLKRHVKSGTFDPDQAHYQSTISFRKACRTQLFTFHELEEATRGFEDGQKLVDSSNGRLYSGVLGDGSHVAVHKVQCGNERDLIQVLSRVEVLSAVLHRNMARLLGCCIDSGYTALVVYEYPANGTLEEHLHQSRGKNLCLDWYKRLKIAAETASILSFLQHEISPPIFHHDLKSGCIFLDHDFSIKIAGFGLLSSALGDGTQSYNNSGGSCFHRNDVYNLGVVLLEIIAGSRVLDPPTVALQKIGSGKLEEIVDPVLYYHEQPPFRREQIEIVADLATRCLLFGGDGKLGMMDVTRELVHMMKESMDGCSKRGPALEETFSNSSLLQMISMSPDSI; from the exons ATGTCccctcttctcttcttttcctccttcttcttctttacacTTGGTGCCTCTCATCCTCTTCCTCGACTGAAACTGAGTGGTTCAGTTTCAAATGAGCGCAATGACAAATGTGGGAGCATTCATATCCCATTCCCTTTTCACCTCAACAGCTCTTCTAATTCCCCTGCATGGCCTTCCAGCGATGCATTCCGTCTCTCTTGCGTCAACTCCACCACCCTTTTCCTCAACATTGCCTCCAACTCTTACCGGGTCCTCCAGTTCTTCTCAGATGGCATCTTGGTTGATTTTCCGGGCGCCACTTCTTGTCGTCAGTATAACGATTTGAATTCATTTCGTTTCTCGGGAAATGACCACTTTGGCATCTCTATTGACAATTTCATTGGCTTGTACGACTGCGAGGATTCTTCCCTGTGCAGAGCTGATTGCGAGATCAATGTCATGCCTGCTTGTGATTCCAATGGCAATGGCAATGGCAATGACAGTAGTAGGACTTTCCCTGCCTGCTGCTACGCACTCTCAGATGGCGGTGTTTGGCAAACTGGAAATGGGTTTTCAGTGTTTTCCCAGTTTGGGTGCAGGGGATTCTCTTGTTGGCTTCTTCAACCGGGCACCAATCAAGGGAAGCGTGGGGTTAAATTGGAATGGGCTGTGCCCAAGAACTTATCTCAGGGAGTCTGTGCTATAAATGCCTTCATGGTCAATGCTACAAGCGTCCAACAAGGGATAAGGTGCATGTGCCGGGATGGCTTTGTGGGGGATGGCTTTGCACATGGACTTGGATGCTCCAAAT CCTGCATCAAGGATGGAAGGGAAGCAAATGGCAAGGACTGTAACACCGAAAGGCGTAATGAAAAGAAAGTAGTAATTCTAGCTG GAGTTCTCGCTCCGGTTTTCATCATTGCCTCCTTGATTGCACTCTTTTGTCTATTGAAACGGCATGTTAAGTCGGGGACATTTGATCCTGATCAGGCCCACTATCAGAGCACCATCTCATTCCGGAAAGCTTGTAGGACTCAGTTGTTTACTTTTCATGAGCTAGAAGAAGCCACACGAGGATTTGAAGATGGCCAAAAGCTTGTAGATAGCAGTAATGGAAGATTGTATTCTGGGGTCCTTGGGGATGGATCCCATGTTGCTGTGCACAAGGTTCAGTGTGGGAATGAAAGAGACCTCATTCAGGTTTTATCCCGGGTGGAGGTTTTATCTGCAGTTCTACATAGGAACATGGCTCGCCTCCTTGGATGCTGTATCGACTCTGGTTACACCGCACTGGTGGTCTATGAGTATCCTGCAAATGGCACCCTGGAGGAGCACCTGCATCAAAGCAGAGGGAAAAATCTGTGTCTTGACTGGTACAAGAGACTGAAAATTGCAGCTGAAACCGCCAGCATTCTTTCCTTCTTGCAGCATGAGATCTCTCCTCCCATCTTCCATCATGATCTCAAATCAGGTTGCATCTTCCTGGACCATGACTTTTCAATCAAAATTGCTGGATTTGGGCTACTGAGCTCTGCCCTTGGGGATGGAACTCAATCCTATAACAACTCTGGAGGTTCATGTTTTCATAGAAATGATGTTTACAACCTTGGAGTAGTCCTTTTGGAAATCATTGCAGGATCCAGAGTCTTGGACCCACCAACAGTAGCTTTGCAAAAAATAGGGAGTGGAAAGCTGGAGGAGATTGTAGACCCAGTTCTTTACTACCATGAACAGCCACCATTCCGCAGAGAGCAGATAGAGATAGTTGCAGACCTGGCTACAAGGTGCCTCTTGTTTGGTGGGGATGGAAAACTAGGTATGATGGATGTCACAAGGGAGCTGGTACACATGATGAAAGAGAGCATGGATGGGTGCAGTAAGAGGGGTCCTGCATTGGAGGAAACATTTTCCAACTCAAGCCTCCTGCAGATGATATCAATGTCTCCTGACTCCATTTAG
- the LOC117932739 gene encoding soluble inorganic pyrophosphatase 1, translated as MSDQVNKHEAQETHAQETQLQQHSVPRLNERILSSLSRRSVAAHPWHDLEIGPGAPQIFNCVVEITKGSKVKYELDKKTGLIKVDRVLYSSVVYPHNYGFIPRTLCEDNDPMDVLILMQEPVLPGCFLRARAIGLMPMIDQGEKDDKIIAVCADDPEYRHYTDIKELAPHRLAEIRRFFEEYKKNENKEVAVNDFLPSTSAVEAIQYSMDLYAEYIMQTLRR; from the exons ATGAGTGATCAAGTGAACAAACATGAGGCTCAAGAAACACATGCTCAAGAAACTCAACTGCAACAACACTCAGTTCCCCGTCTGAATGAGAGGATCCTCTCATCCCTGTCAAGGAGATCTGTTGCTGCACATCCTTGGCATGATCTTGAGATTG GACCAGGAGCACCCCAGATTTTCAACTGT GTTGTTGAGATAACAAAAGGAAGTAAGGTCAAATATGAACTTGACAAGAAGACAGGTCTGATTAAG GTTGATCGAGTTTTATATTCGTCAGTGGTCTACCCTCATAACTATGGTTTCATCCCTCGCACATTATGTGAAGACAATGACCCAATGGATGTCTTAATCCTCATGCAG GAGCCAGTCCTTCCTGGTTGTTTCCTGCGAGCTAGAGCCATTGGATTAATGCCCATGATTGATCAG GGAGAGAAAGATGATAAGATCATTGCAGTTTGCGCTGATGATCCTGAGTATAGGCATTACACTGACATCAAAGAGCTGGCCCCTCATCGCCTTGCTGAGATCCGACGTTTCTTTGAAGAAT ataagaaaaatgagaacAAAGAGGTTGCAGTTAATGATTTCCTCCCGTCAACCAGTGCTGTTGAAGCCATCCAGTACTCAAT GGACCTTTATGCTGAATACATTATGCAAACCCTGAGGCGCTAG